One Nostoc sp. UHCC 0302 DNA window includes the following coding sequences:
- a CDS encoding NB-ARC domain-containing protein, translating into MLTLKVSESGKILVREARNKKIEHARRKRIEAQGRIEKAWDMDEMFLREASKILEPNQNWDNIKPYAVSPMTWKRFREASQPIKADTFKAFCQVLDLNWENVAESDVELRKNLTEAPPLSSFYGRTQELAQLQQWLIQERCRLVVVHGMGGIGKSALARHLIEQIANKYDSLIWLSLESAPTFQENLIKLVQFLSKGEKEEGDIYQLMRYLHHQRCLIVIDAWEEIIGNYSEYCTEYSVFIERFAKEAHQSCLLLLSRRKPQNIEILEGQLVRLKKLVGLPYEEAKEFLKAEGLSGTDSDLEEFSRRYSNPWILKRIAQSVHTVFQGNISPFMDISIFVDDVITDFLNRQFQQLSKVEINLIYWVALRRNKASWNQLVQDSKQLLSYNQLFQTLNELIARHSLIAKSTIDSEVFYILDPVILKYTTERFIQENFQDLIEVFNNENIEGYKLFITHSFITEHPIDKELNQDQIKRILKPIQKMLLAKLLSQQQLEDKLKKTLSLLKDKKLSQGFAYQNISHLILACE; encoded by the coding sequence ATGTTAACTCTCAAAGTTTCTGAAAGCGGAAAAATTCTCGTCAGAGAAGCTAGAAATAAAAAAATTGAACACGCTAGAAGGAAAAGAATAGAGGCACAAGGGAGAATTGAAAAAGCTTGGGATATGGATGAAATGTTTCTTAGAGAAGCAAGTAAAATTCTAGAACCAAATCAAAATTGGGATAACATCAAACCGTATGCTGTATCACCAATGACTTGGAAACGCTTTCGGGAAGCAAGTCAACCTATTAAAGCCGATACTTTCAAGGCTTTTTGTCAAGTCTTAGACTTAAACTGGGAAAATGTAGCAGAAAGTGATGTAGAACTACGCAAAAACTTAACCGAAGCACCTCCTCTATCTAGCTTTTATGGTCGTACTCAAGAGTTAGCCCAACTTCAGCAATGGCTTATTCAAGAACGCTGTCGCTTAGTTGTTGTTCACGGAATGGGCGGAATTGGAAAAAGCGCCCTAGCTCGCCATTTAATAGAGCAAATTGCGAACAAATATGACAGTTTAATCTGGCTTTCTCTAGAATCAGCGCCTACATTTCAAGAAAATTTGATAAAGCTAGTGCAATTCTTATCTAAAGGCGAAAAAGAAGAAGGCGATATTTACCAACTAATGCGGTATTTACATCATCAAAGATGTTTAATAGTGATAGACGCTTGGGAAGAAATAATAGGTAACTATAGTGAGTATTGTACGGAATATAGTGTGTTTATAGAGAGATTTGCTAAGGAAGCCCATCAAAGCTGTTTATTATTACTTAGTAGAAGAAAACCTCAAAATATTGAAATATTAGAAGGACAATTAGTTCGCTTAAAAAAATTGGTAGGTCTACCCTATGAAGAAGCAAAAGAATTTTTAAAAGCAGAAGGCCTTTCTGGCACAGATAGTGATCTAGAGGAATTTAGCAGGCGTTATAGCAATCCGTGGATTCTTAAGAGAATTGCACAGAGTGTTCATACTGTATTTCAGGGTAATATATCGCCATTTATGGATATATCAATTTTTGTTGATGATGTAATTACTGACTTTTTAAATAGGCAATTTCAACAACTTTCTAAAGTAGAAATAAATCTTATCTATTGGGTAGCTCTAAGACGTAATAAGGCTTCATGGAATCAATTAGTGCAAGATAGTAAGCAGTTATTATCTTACAACCAGCTATTTCAAACATTAAATGAATTAATAGCAAGGCATTCTTTAATTGCTAAATCAACAATAGACTCTGAAGTATTCTATATACTAGACCCAGTGATTTTGAAATATACTACTGAACGATTTATTCAAGAAAATTTTCAGGATTTGATCGAAGTATTTAACAATGAGAATATTGAAGGTTATAAACTATTTATTACTCATAGTTTCATTACAGAACATCCAATAGATAAGGAACTTAATCAAGATCAAATTAAGCGGATTCTTAAACCTATTCAAAAAATGTTATTAGCTAAGTTGCTTAGTCAACAGCAACTTGAAGATAAACTGAAAAAAACTCTATCTCTATTAAAAGATAAAAAATTATCCCAAGGGTTTGCGTACCAGAATATCTCGCACTTGATTTTGGCTTGCGAATAA
- a CDS encoding DUF2103 domain-containing protein, with translation MGKPTVNPGQAASQKSGRLVWNHSTHISGLIPILERLCQQDGIQTVTPGVIGRVRGHSPKMQLRVSVPIRGGYKVLARQGKTVQEVFILTTLEQKQLEMALANLLL, from the coding sequence ATGGGTAAACCCACCGTCAATCCCGGCCAGGCGGCTTCTCAAAAATCTGGCAGACTAGTTTGGAATCACTCAACTCACATTTCTGGTCTTATCCCCATTTTAGAACGTCTGTGTCAGCAGGATGGCATTCAAACCGTTACCCCAGGAGTGATTGGGCGGGTGAGAGGTCATAGTCCTAAAATGCAACTCCGCGTGTCTGTACCAATTCGAGGGGGCTATAAAGTTCTCGCTCGGCAGGGTAAAACGGTACAAGAGGTGTTCATTTTAACAACTTTGGAGCAGAAACAACTCGAAATGGCGTTAGCGAACCTTTTATTGTAA
- the clpS gene encoding ATP-dependent Clp protease adapter ClpS, whose protein sequence is MVMTLSAAVYGMATAPTVAPERSNQVTQKPYPNYKVIVLNDDFNTFQHVAECLLKYIPGMTGDRAWDLTNQVHFEGQAIVWVGPQEPAELYHQQLRRAGLTMAPLEAA, encoded by the coding sequence ATGGTTATGACACTTTCAGCAGCTGTTTACGGGATGGCCACAGCACCAACTGTAGCTCCTGAACGGTCTAATCAAGTTACTCAAAAACCTTATCCCAATTACAAAGTAATTGTGTTGAATGATGATTTTAATACATTTCAACACGTTGCTGAATGTTTGCTAAAGTATATTCCGGGGATGACAGGCGATCGCGCCTGGGATCTGACTAATCAGGTACACTTTGAGGGTCAAGCGATCGTTTGGGTTGGCCCACAAGAACCTGCGGAACTCTATCACCAGCAGTTACGTCGAGCTGGTTTAACAATGGCACCTCTAGAAGCGGCTTAA
- a CDS encoding FAD-dependent oxidoreductase, producing the protein MKSRHKVAYSLTSLFSLSLISTLIAPYFTLAFPGAESVMAAPPVTPDKSVNCEILVVGGGLSGVATAYEGLLAGRTVCLTEITDWLGGQISAQGTSALDERPTQRSLKFYSRGYLELRNRIGRKYGKLNPGDCWVSEACFLPRDAHNILNQMLKDAEKQGKGKLQWFPNTVIKDLEISTNGKIINSAIAIQHQAAKGAPPLNTFTLSQSIEDAYRYYNTSRFTKTIIRFVPKPSKSNASWYVVDTSETGEIIALADVPYRLGIDARSYLEPSASSSTNDPYCTQGFTYTFAMESTKEAQQQAMPPFYSQYSPYFSYELTRLANFDLLFTYRRIWSPNKGKPAQFGGVKFTAPTPGDISMQNWTWGNDYRPGTAADNLVYTRQQLQATGQLKPGGWMGGLRKESLGKAEENALSFYYWLVAGTTDSQLGNGVKQPRLNNRLLTGLNSPMGTVHGLSKYPYMREGRRIIGRPSWGQPSGFGIWEIDISRRDYNDEYYRKTLPAEMYRQLKAALAGLEAVSVIEGKISPEQAMRRTRSTIFPDAVGIGHYAIDFHPCMVKSPPETPGNQERPGERRGAGQAYPFQIALRAMIPQKIDNLLVGGKSIATSHIAAAAYRVHSFEWSAGAAAGTVAAFAIKNSVAPYQLVDDLPKSEPQLEALKRLLKQNGNPTAFPDTSIFNENWENWR; encoded by the coding sequence ATGAAGAGTAGACACAAAGTAGCTTATAGTTTGACCTCGTTGTTCAGTCTCAGTTTAATATCAACTTTGATTGCACCTTATTTTACGCTCGCTTTTCCTGGTGCAGAAAGCGTAATGGCAGCGCCACCAGTAACTCCCGATAAAAGCGTCAATTGTGAGATTTTAGTTGTAGGTGGCGGACTTTCTGGCGTCGCCACAGCTTACGAAGGCTTACTAGCAGGCAGAACAGTTTGCTTAACGGAAATTACCGATTGGTTGGGGGGACAGATTTCGGCTCAAGGTACATCTGCATTAGACGAACGACCAACGCAGCGATCGCTTAAATTCTATTCTCGCGGCTACCTGGAATTGCGAAACCGCATTGGGCGCAAGTACGGCAAACTCAACCCTGGCGACTGCTGGGTAAGTGAAGCTTGCTTTCTTCCCCGCGATGCTCACAACATTTTGAATCAGATGCTCAAAGATGCTGAAAAGCAGGGCAAAGGCAAGTTGCAATGGTTTCCGAACACGGTAATTAAAGACTTAGAAATTAGTACTAATGGCAAAATAATTAATAGTGCGATCGCTATCCAACATCAAGCAGCAAAAGGCGCACCACCTTTAAATACTTTTACTTTATCTCAAAGCATTGAAGACGCATATCGATACTACAACACCTCTCGGTTTACTAAAACCATTATTCGCTTCGTTCCTAAGCCATCAAAAAGCAACGCCTCTTGGTATGTTGTAGACACTAGCGAAACCGGAGAAATTATCGCCCTTGCTGATGTCCCTTACCGATTAGGTATTGATGCTCGTTCCTACCTAGAACCTTCTGCTTCTAGCAGCACAAACGACCCGTACTGCACGCAAGGATTTACCTACACCTTTGCAATGGAGTCAACTAAGGAAGCGCAACAGCAGGCAATGCCACCATTTTATTCACAATACTCACCATATTTCAGTTATGAATTAACACGACTGGCGAACTTTGATTTATTATTCACCTACCGTCGCATTTGGAGTCCCAACAAAGGGAAACCAGCACAATTCGGTGGCGTTAAGTTTACTGCGCCCACACCAGGGGACATCTCCATGCAAAACTGGACTTGGGGTAACGACTACCGCCCTGGAACCGCTGCTGATAACCTAGTTTATACTCGTCAACAGTTACAAGCTACCGGGCAGTTAAAGCCTGGTGGTTGGATGGGAGGACTGCGGAAAGAAAGCCTCGGCAAAGCTGAAGAGAACGCACTCTCGTTCTATTACTGGCTAGTGGCTGGGACAACAGATTCTCAACTGGGGAATGGTGTCAAGCAACCGCGATTAAATAATCGCCTATTAACAGGGCTAAATTCCCCAATGGGGACAGTACATGGCTTATCAAAATATCCGTATATGCGGGAAGGACGCCGGATTATTGGACGTCCAAGTTGGGGACAACCTTCTGGTTTTGGTATCTGGGAAATTGATATTTCTCGCCGCGATTACAATGATGAGTATTACCGTAAAACTCTACCAGCAGAGATGTATCGCCAGTTAAAAGCAGCGTTAGCTGGTTTAGAAGCAGTATCAGTAATAGAAGGTAAAATTTCGCCAGAACAGGCGATGCGACGGACTCGTTCTACCATCTTCCCTGATGCTGTTGGTATTGGTCACTACGCTATAGACTTCCATCCTTGCATGGTAAAAAGCCCGCCCGAAACTCCTGGTAATCAAGAACGTCCCGGTGAAAGGCGTGGTGCTGGGCAAGCATATCCCTTTCAAATTGCTCTCAGAGCAATGATTCCGCAAAAAATTGACAATTTGCTAGTAGGAGGTAAAAGCATTGCTACCAGTCACATTGCCGCTGCTGCTTATCGGGTACACTCCTTTGAATGGTCTGCTGGCGCAGCTGCGGGAACTGTTGCTGCTTTTGCCATTAAAAATTCTGTTGCACCCTACCAACTGGTCGATGACTTGCCTAAATCAGAACCACAATTGGAAGCGCTCAAACGGCTGTTGAAGCAAAATGGCAACCCTACTGCTTTCCCCGATACATCGATTTTTAACGAAAACTGGGAGAATTGGCGGTAG
- a CDS encoding alpha-ketoglutarate-dependent dioxygenase AlkB: MNEQATDDISGKVLSMPDAEITFYRNFFSPQESDELFRVLHHEIKWRQDKMNIYGKEVNLPRKTAWYGDKGHSYSFSGIHLEPELWTPTLLEVKERIEKIAKTQFNSVLLNLYRDGNDGISWHTDAEKELGKNPVIGSVSFGGARRFMLRHKHNKDLKAEVELTHGSFLLMAGTTQHFWQHQIPKTAKKVEPRINLTFRVILPIC; this comes from the coding sequence ATGAATGAGCAAGCAACGGATGATATATCAGGAAAAGTATTATCCATGCCAGATGCAGAAATTACTTTTTATCGCAATTTTTTCAGCCCCCAAGAGAGTGATGAACTGTTTAGAGTTCTGCATCATGAAATCAAATGGCGACAAGATAAAATGAATATCTACGGTAAAGAAGTAAATTTGCCGAGAAAGACTGCTTGGTATGGAGACAAAGGTCACTCATATTCATTTTCAGGTATTCATCTTGAGCCTGAACTTTGGACACCAACTTTGCTAGAAGTGAAAGAGCGGATTGAGAAAATTGCAAAAACTCAATTTAACAGTGTTCTTCTTAATCTTTACCGCGATGGTAATGATGGAATCTCTTGGCATACCGATGCAGAAAAAGAGCTAGGGAAAAATCCTGTGATTGGTTCTGTCAGCTTTGGTGGAGCTAGGAGGTTTATGCTTAGACACAAGCACAATAAAGATTTGAAAGCGGAAGTTGAGTTAACACATGGCAGCTTTCTACTCATGGCTGGTACAACACAGCATTTCTGGCAGCATCAGATTCCAAAAACAGCGAAGAAGGTTGAACCCAGAATTAACTTGACTTTCAGAGTAATTCTGCCTATCTGCTAA
- a CDS encoding tetratricopeptide repeat protein, protein MKSKNPIVFALVLKSALVFSPLLLSAGIASGQLTPSPTLTPTPALSNQEREELLRLRAEKRIQQQVQSDLNRAFSRTTILLNVWLVILSLFPVAVIALFWLLRRVVIREIADRAIKQIQGLENLQNQLTTVKQDAENLIQEAKNINFHLQQQADTLQQKIKIEHENLSLLTSDLSQTKVQVLTKLETELKKSQQNIETLESEFATRLSKLELDAQQQTDIALENLGKLASNLREELANLKLGTQQQQELTVADLEQSKSEFISQLSEFQAEAQTQKDITIDSLAKLQSEFASQLSEFQVEAQTQKAKSIDNLAQLQSEFASQLAELQADAIKQKDITFENLGKVHSQLKSELSNLQLDGQEQKNKIIESLEKSQSEFALQLSELQADAQKHKEVIIENLEKSGSEITIKFSELQNNAQHQKNLLLEKLNKLEIEFANQLSDLQLDTQERKDLILQELSEITSENISETVNSEVEENIEEQPQPEVSADDYVKEADFLFSEKQYEDAIAAYNKAVQIQPDDAVAWFKRGLTLARLKRYKDAIASYDKAIDLNPDNHQAWCDRGVAFGYLRQDQQAFASFDQATQVKPNDAVAWLNRGLALIELEEYEEAIASFDQVLQIQPNLPKAWDKRGYSLVRLGQDDEAIASFNKALEIKPDYGSACYNKAACYALQRQVELALESLRQAIEINPRYKEEAESDLDFDDIAADKRFRQLITG, encoded by the coding sequence ATGAAGAGCAAAAATCCAATAGTCTTTGCCCTAGTATTGAAAAGCGCTCTTGTCTTTTCACCTTTGCTGTTGTCCGCTGGTATTGCTAGTGGACAACTCACACCATCCCCAACGCTGACACCTACTCCGGCTTTATCGAATCAGGAGCGGGAAGAATTGCTGCGACTGCGAGCGGAAAAGCGAATTCAACAGCAAGTCCAATCTGATTTAAATCGCGCTTTTAGCCGTACAACCATCCTGCTTAATGTCTGGTTAGTAATATTAAGTTTATTTCCGGTTGCAGTAATCGCTTTATTTTGGCTATTACGACGGGTGGTTATCCGTGAAATTGCTGATAGAGCAATCAAACAAATACAGGGATTAGAAAACTTACAAAATCAGCTAACTACCGTTAAGCAAGATGCTGAAAACCTGATTCAAGAAGCTAAAAATATAAATTTTCACCTACAACAGCAAGCTGATACTTTACAACAAAAGATAAAAATTGAACACGAAAATTTATCTTTACTTACATCTGATTTATCTCAAACAAAAGTACAGGTGTTAACGAAGTTAGAAACTGAACTCAAAAAATCTCAACAAAATATAGAAACTTTAGAGTCAGAATTTGCTACTAGGTTATCTAAGTTAGAATTAGATGCTCAACAACAAACCGATATAGCACTGGAAAATCTTGGAAAGTTAGCATCAAATTTGAGAGAGGAGCTTGCTAACTTAAAGTTAGGTACGCAGCAACAGCAAGAATTAACAGTTGCTGATTTAGAACAATCCAAGTCTGAGTTTATATCTCAATTATCTGAATTTCAAGCTGAAGCTCAAACACAAAAAGATATAACTATTGATAGTTTAGCTAAATTACAGTCAGAATTTGCTTCTCAATTATCTGAATTTCAGGTTGAAGCTCAAACACAAAAAGCTAAAAGTATTGATAATTTAGCACAATTACAGTCAGAATTTGCTTCGCAACTAGCCGAGTTACAAGCTGACGCTATAAAGCAAAAGGATATCACGTTTGAGAATCTAGGAAAAGTACATAGTCAATTGAAATCTGAACTATCTAACTTACAGCTAGATGGTCAGGAGCAAAAGAATAAAATTATAGAAAGTTTAGAAAAGTCGCAATCAGAATTCGCTTTGCAATTATCTGAATTACAAGCTGATGCTCAAAAACATAAAGAGGTAATAATTGAAAATTTAGAAAAATCGGGTTCAGAAATTACTATCAAATTTTCAGAGTTGCAGAATAACGCTCAACATCAAAAAAATCTGCTTTTGGAAAAGCTAAATAAATTAGAAATAGAGTTTGCCAATCAACTTTCTGATTTACAATTAGATACCCAAGAAAGAAAGGATTTAATACTTCAGGAACTGAGTGAAATCACATCTGAAAATATCTCAGAAACAGTGAATTCGGAAGTTGAGGAGAACATAGAGGAACAGCCACAGCCGGAAGTGAGTGCAGATGATTATGTAAAAGAGGCTGATTTCCTATTCTCTGAAAAACAATATGAAGATGCGATCGCAGCTTACAATAAAGCAGTCCAAATCCAGCCTGATGATGCTGTTGCTTGGTTTAAGCGTGGTCTGACTCTGGCAAGGTTAAAACGCTATAAAGATGCGATCGCCTCTTATGATAAAGCCATAGACCTTAATCCAGATAATCATCAAGCTTGGTGCGATCGTGGTGTGGCTTTTGGCTATTTACGCCAGGATCAACAAGCTTTTGCCTCTTTTGATCAAGCTACACAAGTGAAGCCTAATGATGCTGTTGCTTGGTTAAATCGCGGTCTGGCGCTGATAGAATTGGAAGAATACGAAGAGGCGATCGCTTCTTTTGATCAAGTCTTGCAAATCCAACCTAATTTACCGAAAGCCTGGGATAAACGCGGTTATAGTTTGGTGAGATTGGGACAAGATGATGAAGCGATCGCTAGTTTTAATAAAGCTTTGGAAATTAAACCAGATTATGGTAGTGCTTGTTACAATAAAGCAGCTTGTTATGCATTGCAAAGACAAGTTGAATTAGCCTTAGAAAGTCTACGACAAGCAATTGAAATTAATCCTAGATATAAGGAAGAGGCAGAATCTGACCTAGATTTTGATGACATAGCAGCAGATAAGCGTTTTAGGCAGTTGATTACAGGATGA
- a CDS encoding KTSC domain-containing protein, which translates to MRLSKVDLSSLVAIAHSDGYLQLLLDRGDEIELLEILAPVQAYEGLQELSEIVSQTPELPFAEEPIAMLPISSSMASAVGYDDDEQILQVEFQSGAVYQYSGVELDTWEDLQSADSIGRYFNEEIKGRYECDRINDEIDNYC; encoded by the coding sequence ATGAGGCTATCTAAGGTAGACTTGAGCAGTTTAGTAGCGATCGCTCACTCTGACGGATATTTGCAATTGTTGCTCGACCGAGGCGACGAAATCGAGTTACTAGAAATTCTTGCACCAGTTCAAGCTTATGAAGGATTGCAAGAACTCAGCGAGATTGTCTCTCAAACGCCTGAGCTTCCTTTTGCAGAAGAACCAATTGCCATGTTACCAATTAGCTCATCTATGGCCAGCGCTGTCGGCTACGATGACGACGAACAAATTTTGCAGGTTGAGTTTCAAAGTGGAGCAGTATATCAGTATTCAGGAGTAGAGTTAGACACTTGGGAAGATTTACAATCAGCAGATTCTATTGGTAGATATTTTAATGAAGAAATTAAAGGCAGATATGAGTGCGATCGCATAAATGATGAAATTGATAACTATTGTTAA
- a CDS encoding methyltransferase domain-containing protein, with product MNQEIDLNQHKQEIADLYSRRSQTYDDGDWHPEIAHRLIEYAQINRGQQVLDIATGTGMVAIEAAQLVGSEGRVVGVDISAGMLEQAKRKVEALGLSNIELILADAENLNFSANTFDVVLCSSALIWMADIPNTLRLWHQLLKPGGLIGFHAFADTAFVEGVTVQKVVEKYGISLAFNKPTGTVEKCHDLLATAGFEAIEIKVEQNGFYISLEQAKQMWSGGSHPAPGQFPNPLSQLSSEQLEQVKAEFATQLEALVTEQGIWNDITIFYTFGRKPHSEEI from the coding sequence ATGAATCAAGAAATTGATTTAAATCAACATAAGCAAGAAATTGCAGATTTATACAGTCGTAGAAGCCAAACTTATGATGATGGTGATTGGCATCCTGAAATTGCACATCGTCTAATTGAGTATGCACAAATCAACCGAGGACAGCAGGTTTTAGACATTGCTACTGGTACAGGTATGGTGGCGATTGAAGCAGCGCAACTTGTAGGTTCTGAAGGACGAGTTGTAGGAGTGGATATTTCAGCTGGTATGCTTGAACAGGCAAAACGCAAAGTTGAGGCTTTAGGGCTGAGTAATATTGAGCTTATACTCGCAGATGCCGAGAATTTGAACTTTTCAGCCAATACTTTTGATGTTGTCCTGTGTTCCTCAGCCCTGATTTGGATGGCTGACATTCCCAATACATTACGCCTTTGGCATCAATTGCTCAAACCTGGAGGCCTAATTGGCTTTCATGCATTTGCAGACACTGCTTTTGTCGAAGGAGTGACTGTACAAAAGGTTGTCGAAAAGTATGGGATTTCACTGGCATTTAATAAACCAACAGGCACAGTTGAAAAGTGCCATGATTTACTAGCAACAGCAGGCTTTGAGGCGATTGAAATTAAGGTTGAGCAAAATGGATTCTATATTAGTCTAGAGCAGGCAAAGCAGATGTGGTCTGGAGGTTCTCATCCAGCACCAGGACAATTCCCAAATCCTCTTTCGCAACTTTCATCTGAGCAACTAGAGCAAGTTAAGGCGGAGTTTGCAACACAATTAGAAGCATTAGTGACTGAACAAGGCATTTGGAACGATATCACAATCTTTTATACCTTTGGTCGCAAACCTCATAGCGAAGAAATTTGA
- a CDS encoding 2-isopropylmalate synthase has protein sequence MASQADRVIIFDTTLRDGEQSPGATLNVEEKLAIAHQLALLGVDVIEAGFAVASPGDFQAVKTIAEQVGIPGGPIICSLARATRQDIQAAAEALKGATRPRIHTMISTSDIHLQYQLKKSRSEVLAITEEMVAYAKSFVEDVEFSPMDASRTEREFLYQVLEVAIAAGATTINIPDTVGYCTPKEIGYLIQGIRENVPNIDRVVLSIHTQNDLGLATANALAAIEHGVRQVECTINGIGERAGNAALEEIVMALQVRKPFFNPYFSRPVDSDAPLTNIKTQEIYKTSSLVSQLTGMLIQPNKAIVGANAFAHESGIHQDGIIKHRQTYEIMEATAIGLPENRIVLGKHSGRNAFRTRLKELGFDLNEADLNKAFNRFKEVADKKKEISDWDLEAIIRDETQIQVERGFQIEHVQVICGDCTCPTATITIVTPDGKILTDATVGTGPVDAVYQAINRLVQIPNQLIEFSVQSVTGGIDALGTVTVRLGHQERIFSGQASDTDIVVAAAYAHVNALNRLYRYLQTSQITETAIVSR, from the coding sequence ATTGCATCTCAAGCAGACCGAGTTATTATCTTCGATACAACCTTACGAGATGGCGAACAGTCGCCAGGCGCAACCCTAAATGTAGAAGAAAAGCTTGCGATCGCTCATCAACTGGCTCTACTAGGTGTTGATGTGATTGAAGCAGGTTTTGCCGTTGCCAGTCCCGGAGATTTTCAAGCTGTTAAAACCATCGCTGAACAAGTCGGGATACCAGGTGGGCCAATCATTTGCAGTTTGGCGAGAGCTACACGCCAAGATATTCAAGCAGCCGCCGAAGCTTTGAAAGGAGCAACTCGTCCCAGAATTCACACGATGATTTCTACTTCTGATATTCACCTTCAGTATCAGTTGAAAAAGTCTCGTAGCGAAGTACTAGCCATTACTGAAGAAATGGTTGCCTACGCCAAGTCTTTTGTAGAAGATGTGGAATTCTCACCTATGGATGCTAGCCGCACTGAAAGAGAGTTTCTTTATCAAGTGTTGGAGGTAGCGATCGCAGCTGGAGCGACTACAATCAATATTCCTGATACAGTAGGCTACTGCACTCCTAAAGAAATCGGCTATCTGATTCAAGGAATTCGAGAAAACGTACCTAATATTGATCGAGTAGTTCTTTCCATTCATACTCAAAATGATTTAGGTTTAGCTACAGCTAACGCCTTGGCAGCAATTGAACATGGTGTGCGTCAAGTGGAATGTACGATTAATGGCATTGGCGAACGCGCAGGTAACGCTGCACTAGAAGAAATTGTCATGGCGTTGCAGGTTCGCAAACCCTTTTTTAATCCCTACTTCAGCCGTCCAGTTGACTCTGATGCACCGCTGACTAATATCAAAACCCAGGAAATTTATAAAACCTCATCCTTGGTTTCCCAATTAACTGGGATGCTGATTCAACCGAATAAAGCAATTGTCGGAGCAAACGCTTTCGCTCATGAGTCTGGTATTCATCAAGATGGTATCATCAAGCACCGCCAGACTTATGAGATTATGGAAGCTACTGCGATCGGTTTGCCGGAAAATCGCATTGTTTTAGGTAAACATTCTGGACGCAATGCTTTCCGCACCAGACTTAAAGAATTGGGGTTTGACTTGAATGAAGCAGACTTGAACAAAGCCTTCAATCGCTTCAAAGAAGTCGCTGACAAGAAAAAGGAAATATCAGATTGGGATTTAGAAGCAATTATCCGAGATGAAACGCAGATTCAAGTAGAAAGAGGTTTCCAAATCGAACACGTCCAAGTAATCTGCGGTGACTGCACTTGTCCAACTGCAACTATCACAATTGTTACACCTGATGGCAAAATCCTCACAGATGCGACTGTTGGCACAGGCCCAGTAGATGCCGTGTATCAAGCAATCAATCGATTGGTGCAGATTCCCAATCAACTAATTGAATTTTCCGTTCAATCTGTGACTGGTGGAATTGATGCCTTGGGAACCGTCACAGTTCGCTTGGGACATCAAGAGCGGATATTCTCTGGACAAGCATCTGATACTGATATCGTGGTGGCTGCCGCCTATGCCCACGTCAATGCCTTGAATCGCCTCTATCGTTACTTACAGACTTCTCAGATAACGGAGACTGCGATCGTTTCTAGGTAG
- a CDS encoding GntR family transcriptional regulator has translation MNLNDLAANVLQQQRSTPDLIADALREAILRGIFQEGQSLRQDEIATQFGVSRIPVREALKQLEAEGLVTLHLNRGAMVSVLTAKEAQEICEIRSALEVKAMQLAIPKLSESDIEKAAVILEATDQATDAGHLAKLNWEFHATLYVTAERPRLLTMIKNLHVNIDRYVRLQMTQMDYQERSQKEHYQLLDACRQQDSKAAVRLLKRHIDTAGEQLAIYLQQKAQK, from the coding sequence ATGAACTTAAATGATTTAGCAGCCAATGTGCTGCAACAGCAACGTAGTACCCCTGATTTAATTGCCGACGCTTTACGGGAAGCGATTTTACGGGGTATTTTTCAGGAAGGACAATCTCTAAGACAAGATGAAATCGCTACTCAGTTTGGAGTTAGTCGTATTCCCGTGCGGGAAGCACTCAAGCAGCTAGAGGCTGAAGGATTAGTGACGCTGCATCTGAATCGTGGCGCGATGGTTTCTGTGCTGACAGCAAAAGAGGCGCAAGAAATCTGTGAAATTCGTAGTGCTTTGGAAGTGAAAGCGATGCAGTTGGCTATACCTAAATTAAGCGAATCAGATATAGAAAAAGCAGCTGTAATTCTAGAAGCAACTGACCAAGCGACCGATGCGGGACATTTGGCAAAACTCAACTGGGAATTTCACGCCACACTTTATGTAACAGCGGAACGTCCTCGGCTACTAACGATGATTAAAAACTTGCACGTCAATATAGACCGCTATGTCCGGTTGCAAATGACACAGATGGATTATCAAGAACGTTCTCAAAAAGAACACTATCAACTTCTGGATGCTTGTCGTCAGCAAGATAGTAAAGCAGCTGTCCGACTACTAAAACGACATATTGACACCGCAGGAGAACAGTTAGCTATATACTTACAGCAAAAAGCTCAAAAGTAG